DNA from Aggregatimonas sangjinii:
ACATAGATTTCCGGAAATGCCCCATCGAATTTCCTCTTCGGTCGGGTTCGGGTTGGTCTCCAACAGATCTATAGAACGCATGATCATTCCCGGGGTACAAAAACCGCAATGGAGTCCGTGTTGATCATGAAACGCTTTTTGGAGAGGATGATTGGTGCCATCAGCGGCAATACCCTCTATGGTCGTAATATTCGCCCCGTCTGCCCTTACTGCCAAATACGTACAGGATTTTACCGATTTGCCATCGATCAAAATCGTACAGGCACCGCAGCTCGACGTATCGCATCCGATATGGGTACCGGTCATGTCTAAATTCTCACGAATAAAATGTACCAAGAGCAAGCGTGAGTCAACCTCGGCGCTTACCGACTCTCCATTAATCGTCATTGTTATATTGTGTTTTGCCATTGTGGTATTTTTTAGTTTCGTGCTCTTTCCAAAGCCTTGTTCAACATTCGTTTTGTAATCGTATTCACTATCGACCTTTTGTAGGCTTCAGAACCTCTTAAATCCGATTCCGGTTCACAATCCTCACTGGCTATTTGACCTACTTGTGCAATAAGTGCATCGGTTACCTTATGACCCCTCAAGACCTCTTCGCCCCTTTCCAATCGCATGGGTACGGCACTCACATTGGTTAGACCGATTCCGATTTCCTGACACACCCCATCTCCATCAAGTTCTATATGTACGGCGACTCCTGCCGTGGCATAATCGCCGACCTTTCTTTCTACCTTATGGTACGCCCCTCCACTATTCGCTTTTGCTTTCGGAATCTGAATCTCCGTTAAGATATCGCCAGGCTCTAAAGCCGTCATGTAGAAGCCATGAAAAAAATCATCGATAGGAATAGCTTTTTCGCCATCTACGCCTTCTGCTATTATGGTAGCACGCAGGGCCAACATCAACGCCGGTTGATCGTTTGCCGCATCGCCGTGGGCAATATTGCCCCCGATCGTTCCAAAATTCCGTACAGCGGGATCTGCGGTCAACCATACGGCATCACCAAAAATCGGATAGTTCGATTTCAGTAGCGGATCATGTTCTATTTCCGATTGCGTAGTCATGGCCCCGATTTTAAGGATATCGCCATCTTCCTTAATATATGAGAGCCCTTCTATTTTACTGATGTCAATGATATGCTCGGGAGTGGCGAATCGCAATTTCATCATCGGCAACAGGCTATGGCCACCGGACATGTATTTCGCTTCGTCACCGAGCTCTTGCGACAAAGCAATCGCCTCTTCTAACGAGGTGGCCTTGTGATAGTCAAAATTAGCTGGAATCATAAGTTTTATGGTATTAAATTATGAGGTAACCATTAAATATATCTTATTTTATTCTATGTGACAAAATATTGTGCTTTTGTTTAACAATTTGATAATTCAATGCCTGAATTTACGTGCGGATGGACAAATGGCTTTCGGGTATATCCGTTTTGAGATAATCCTTACCTTTAATGTTCCACTTAAATTGATAAAAAATCAAGTACGCCCAACTCTATTTCGACTACAACGCCACTACGCCCTGCGCCAAGGAAGTGGTTGATGCGATGCTGCCCCATTTTCACGAAGACTTCGGAAATCCTTCGAGCAGTCATCACCCATACGGGTGGTTGGCGAAGCGTTCCGTTGAAGATGCCACTGCTTCCATAGCTAAAAGTCTAGAGGTTGCTCCGAGCAGCTTGGTCTATACTTCTGGAGCAACGGAAAGTATCAATATGGTACTGAAGGGGGTTGCCAGAAAACTGCAATCCAAAGGAAAACACATCATTACAACCAAGGCGGAACACAAAGCTGTTTTGGATACCTGCATCTTTTTGGAGGAAGAAGGATTTGAAATCAGCTATCTGGACGTGGAATCGGATGGATTGATTTCCTTGGAAAAGTTAAACAAAACGCTTCGACCAGATACGATTTTGGTCTCCATACTATTTGCAAATAATGAGACGGGGGTCATACAACCGCTCGATGACATCGCCGGAAAGGTGCATGCCAATGGAAGCCTGCTTTTCTCCGATACGACCCAAGCGCTAGGGAAAGTGGCCATATCCGAAGTTTTAAAAAAAGTCGATTATGCCTGTTTTTCGGGACATAAAGTCTACGGACCAAAAGGAATCGGTCTGGTATACATCAAGAATAATGAAGATGGCGATGGCCTGCCCAGCCTGATTCAAGGTGGGGGGCAACAAAAACGACAACGGGGTGGTACCATCAATACGCCGTTAATCGTAGGATTGGCAAAGGCTATTGCCTTGGCTTTTGAACAGTTCGATGATGAAAAGAATCGCATCGAAAAATTAAGAAACAAATTAGAAGCTGGATTGTTACAAATTGAAATGGCGTTATCCAATAGCAAATCGCCAAAGCGCTTGCCCAATACTGTTCATATTTCCTTCCCCTATGTAGATGGTGCCAATCTCTTAATCGCACTTAGTGCGCAAATTGCCGTTTCCAACGGATCTGCCTGCAATTCCGCATCCGTAGAACCTTCGCATGTGTTGATGGCGATGGGCGTTGAACGCACTTTAGCCTATGCCTCCCTACGCTTAAGTATCGGCCGATATACTACTGATGCGGATATTGAAAAAGCGATAGCGATTATTAGCGAGGAGGTCTCAAAACAGCGGGAAAATAACATTTTGTGGGAACGGAGGGGGTAACAGCCTTTGACAACGGTTTTCCCTAAATACTGCTGCGACCAATCTGTGCACAATACAGTGCAGGCTAAAATTGTTAGCGCGTATAGATATCAGGGGGCATATGGAGGGCTTTAATTCCGCTCGTGAATCGGTCCGTTCTTCTCGCGTAACATTCCCCCGGTCTTCTCTGAGAAAACGCTGAGTATCTCGCTAAACAAGCTCAGGGCGATTTCTTCGGGAGTATTCGCTCCGATTTCCAAACCGCAGGGGGCATAAATACGCTGCTGCTCTTCTTCCGAAAACTCAATACCATTCGCTTTGAATTCGGCAACCATTTTATCAAAGCGTTTGCGCGGTCCCAAAGAGGCGATATAAGGCGCCGGACTTTTGATGAGTTGTTTCAAATTGGAATAATCCGTTTTATAGTCGTGGGCCATGAGTATAATCGCCGTGCGCTCATCGATTGTCGGGCGGGCCTCAAAATCTTTGGGATACAAGTTAGCGACAGACCGCAGCTTTTCCTTCTTCAACTTCTGAATGTTTCCGACAAGACTTACCTCCCAATCCATCAACTTGGCCATTTCAAGTATGGGATAGATATCATAATTATCGCCATATACCGCCAGATGAAATTGAGGCGGAATCAATTCTATAAACACACTGGCCTGTAGCGCTTGTGCTTCATAATCATACGTCTTTGATTTTTTGTGATTCAGCACGTCCTGAATCTTATCTTGAAGGAAATTCCGCAAGCCTTCGTGTCGACAGTCCTCCAAAGAGGCGGAATCCTTATTGTAATATAAAGATCGTCCTAAAGGAATCGTATCAATTTCTGAATTTAAAGCGGTTACCGTAGCGATCACATGCTCTCCCCTATCGGAAACACATTTTTGCAGCATCTGCAAGGTCTTGGAATTTTCAGAAATGGGCGAGATCAAAACATCGATTACCCCGTTACAGCCCAAGCCCACCCCTATCTCATTTTCTTTAGAGGTATCATAAGTTACTATTGATGGTTCCTGTTTCAAAATCGCAATTTGGGAACGTTGCAGGGCATCGCCTTCCAAACAGCCACCGCTAATGCCGCCTTCAAAAACACCGGACTCGAAGACTAGCATTCTGGCGCCTTCCCTGCGGTATGACGATTCCTCAACACGTACTACCTGGGCAATAGCACATTTTTCATTGGAGTCTTTAAATGAATTGTAAAGTTGTAGTATCGATTTTATTTCTTTCAAGTGATTTCTTTTTTATGTAATCAAGTATTTATGCGCACTCCAAGGATGAACTGCAAAGCATATAGCTGTTCGAATGATTATGGAAATTTTCGACAGCGACCATTTCCGATTATTGCGAAATGACCGATTATCTCCTCTAATATATCTAAAAATAGCTATATTGAGTACTCTAATTGCTAAGAAAGAACATGAAGGATTCCTTTGATAGAACCATAGACTATGTACGCATTGCCGTAACGGACCGTTGCAATTTGCGGTGTTTCTATTGCATGCCCGCCGAAGGAATTCCTTATGAACCAAAGGCACATTTACTTAGTTATGAAGAGATTACACGCCTGTTAAAGGTCTTAGGCGAATTAGGATTTCGCAAGGTACGGTTTACGGGGGGAGAGCCTTTTCTACGGAAGGATTTTATGCAGTTGTTGGAGAATACGGCCCAGCTGGGCGACTACAAATCCATTCATATAACCTCTAACGGTACACTTTTACAGCGTCATATTCCACGATTAAAGGAATTGGGCATTACCAAAATCAATCTCAGCATCGATTCTTTAAATAAGGAGCGTTTCCATAAAATCACACGGCGTGACGATTTTGAAAAAGTAATGCAGACCTTTCACATGCTAATTGACCATGGGTTTCAAATCAAACTCAACGCCGTTATCATGAAAGGCATCAATACCCAGGATATCATACCATTGGCCGAACTTGCAAAAAACCACCCCGTTGATGTGCGATTTATAGAAGAAATGCCTTTCAATGGTGGATATAAGGAAAATTTGGAAATGTACTCCGCCCGCGATATACATGCGGATTTAAAAGCGCAATATCCCAATCTGGCAAGACTTCCTAGTGCACACGGAGACACGGCCAGTTTGCTTTCCGTTCCTGGCTATAAGGGAAATATCGGTGTTATCGCGGCATTCTCTAGAACATTTTGTAACACCTGCAATCGCCTTCGCATTTCTTCAAAAGGGGATATTAAAAGTTGTTTGTACGACGATGGCGTTTTCAACATACGCGATTTTATGCGTTCGGGAGTATCCGATATCGAACTCGCCGCAAAATTCCGCGAAATCGTGCGCTTAAAACCGAAGGATGGTTTTGAAGCAGAAAAAATGCGTAAGGCCCCGGCAGCAGCGATGCAAAGTATGAGCAGTATAGGTGGATAAGGCAAGTAATCCTGAGCGCTCCCAATAATTATGTAGGAGAAAGACTAGGAACAAAAAAAGATCTTCGTCTGCGCTCAGACTGACAAAATGCTTATTACTAAACCTACTCATATCTTCTTGATATTTAAAGTACTACATGGAAAACAATTTCATCCCCTACGAAAAAGCCCTTTCGATTTTAGAAGAGCATAAAGGCAATTTTTCTACTGAAACCCTAACTATTGAGGACAGTATTGGTCAATATCTCGCAGAAAATCTCGTGGCCGATAGGGATTTTCCACCATTCGACCGGGTTACCATGGATGGTATCGCGATCGCCTTCAAAACTTTTGAAAAAGGCCAAAGGGAATATAACATTGAAACTACGGCGGCAGCGGGCGCACCTCAGGCCACTCTTCAAGACCCGAAAAAATGCATCGAGGTCATGACCGGCGCCATTAAGCCAAATGGTGTGGACACTGTAATCAGGTATGAGGATTTGACCCTTTCCGGCGAAAATGCTATAATCACAATAGATACACTGAACTACAAACAGAATGTTCATTTCAAGGGAATGGATATTGCCCAAGGTTCGGTCATCGTACCGGCTGGAAAGCAATTATCACCAGCGGAAATCAATATTGCCGCCGCCGTTGGAAAAGCTGAGATACAAGTTTATAGGTTGCCAAAGACGATAATTTTCTCTACGGGGGATGAGCTCGTAGCCGTTGACGAAACACCAGAATTGCATCAAATTCGACGTTCAAATGTCTATGGGATTCAAGCTACCTTAAAGGAATGGGGAATAATTGCGGATTTACATCACCTGGCCGATGATAAAACGGTGATGTTGAAAACCGTATCAGAAATGCTGCACGAATATGATCTTTTCATCTTCACTGGAGGCGTCTCCAAGGGAAAGTTCGATTACCTGCCCGAGGTGCTGGAAGAATTAAAGGTCAAAAAACACTTTCACAAAATTCAGCAAAGACCGGGAAAACCTTTTTGGTTTGGTACGAATGCATCGGGAAAAAAGATTTTCGCACTTCCGGGAAATCCTGTCTCGTCCTTTGTTTGTGTGTATATGTATCTGCGTTTCTGGTTACAAAAATCATTGGGAATCGAACCCAAAACCCAATACGTAAAGCTGAAAAACGATGTGGAGTTCAAGCCAGATTTGGTCTATTTCCTAGAAGCTAAGTTGACCCGAGTAACCGATGGCAGCTTAATGGCCGAAGCGATTAAAGGAAATGGATCAGGTGATTTCGCTAATCTCGTAAAAACCGACGGATTTTTAATATTACCGCAAAATAAAAGCCAATTTTTTGCGAATGAGGTGTATCCTTTCGTACCTTATCGAACGAAATGGTAATTCCTTTCAATGGAAATCACGAAGACCGGCTGTTGTAAAACCAAATTGCATACTCCAAAAAAAGTAGAGGCAGCTACTGGCTCTATGTCCTTTTTTTCCACGATTTTGCTGATACTTGTTCCCAAATGCCCCCTGTGCCTGACGGCATATATGAGCGCCTTGGTGCTCTTCTTCGACATTGAATACACTACTTTGGTTCCTGTGTTATTGCATACCAAACCCATTATGGGGCTTTTCATCATTATAACAATATTAATGAACCGAAAAGACAACAGAACTTTAATCGCGCTAGCTATTGCGGGGTTGGCTCTAACTTTCTTGGTGTTAAAGACCTATTTTGTGTCGGCTTTGTTTCTACCGGATTGGATTATCTATATTGCTTTTATCTTTGCGATTTGGTACAATGGCAACTTTCGGTATTTCTACCGTTTCATACGCTTTAGTCGCAAAGGAGAGGTTATTCAGGGACCAAACAGTACGTTCAGTTAAACCGCAAGCCTTCGGTATCGGCCACACGGGCAATTAGCCCCCATCCGTAAAAGTAGTTAGTTACCCCTATCAATATTTCGTTATCCCCTTTTTCCAATGGAAGCTGAAACGAAGTGTTCTCAATAGTGCATCTTCCTTTGGGCTCCTTCATGCCCGGTGAGCCATAATAGTTTCTATCAGTGTACAAAGGTTGTCCGTTCACAAACACCCAAACTTCATCGCTAAAGCCCATATCAACTCGTTTTTCTTGAGCTGTTTCCGAAGAAATAGTTGTTTTTATCCATGCCAATTTTCTTGGACCGATATCTGAACCGCCGAATTCTTTGGTCAGATTCACTAAAGAACGATAACCTGCTTTTATCGGTTTCCAAATGCCGGTGCTATCAAGATATGCAGGATTTATGGCCACGCCAGGGTTATTTTCAATACCCATAAAAATATCTTTACCAAATGGAAAATCCGAAGGCTGGGTAACTTCCCATTTTCTTAAATAACGCGAATCATTATAAGTCGGATCGTAACCCTCATTGCTGGCTAAGTCTTCGGTCTCGTTAGGTCGAACTACAAAATTGGCATAGATTACATTTCCCGTTAAGGAAATTCCACCAGATTCTGTAATGCCCTCTAAGGCAGGAACATGCAAAGCAGCTCGTTTCGTATCATTCACATAGACTTTCATTTGTTTTCCACTAATGACCAGTTTTACGTGGTTCCATTTGCCTTCATACAAAGTAGCTGCCGCCTGATAGTCATCGGTAAGATCCCAAAGATTTACACGATCTAAAACAGCGGCGTATTGCAGCGTGTTCCTACTTAAGGCGTTAGGTGCACCGAAATAGCGTAAGTAACACTTTTCCGAATTCAGCGTGTCTTTATCTATTCTAAAATCGATGCCTGGAAAACCCATTCCTTTCAGTTCAACGTCGAACTCGATGGTTCCATTCGTAAACTCAAAATCCTTAAGCATAATAGCCAATCCTTTATCATCGGTGCTTCGCACCGCATTAGTCGATTTATAGTCCATAAATTCAACATTGTCCGATACCGAGGTCCAATGCTTTTCGGTCATGGGAAACTCCATTGCCTTCTTCTCCTTACGGTCTTTTCTTTGCCCGTGGATCACATTGACCATAACCAATAGGGTAAACCCAAGAAATACTTTTTTCATCATGACATTTGATTTTGATATGATTTATTTATTAAAAACTAAATTTGATTGGCACTAAAATTACTCACGAGCAGAGGGATTTATCTAACGCGACCTTGTTCAATCTTGTTTAATTTTGTTCAAAAGCCAATACTTCATATACCAGCTTTACATTTATGGACAAATCGACATTACATATAAAAAACCATTTGGTAAGGCAAATTGAAGACAAGCTCGGTTGGGGTATAGGCGCTACATGGGGGAATAAGGATTTTGAGGAATTGAGCGAACAAATCCTTAAAAAAACCTCTAAAAGAATAAGCGTTACCACCTTAAAGCGAATTTGGGGCCGCACGGAATGGTTGGCCAACCCTAGCATGGCCACCTTAGACATGCTATCGGAATTCATTGGTTATGAAAATTGGCGTGCATTCGTTCGCACAAACGAGCATGAACTACCCAAACCGGAGAACGTAAAAAAAGCCAAACCGCTTACGGTTTGGATTCCAGTAATAGCTTTGGTGCTTCTTGGTTCTTTTTTTGGATTTTTTTGGAAAACCGACGCCAATCTTAAAAAGGACGTAGATGGTAGCAAAACCTACGAACCCGAAGATTTTGTATTTAGCAGCAGACCGGTAAGTATGGGAATTCCAAATTCAGTGATCTTCGATTATGATGTGTCGGCGGCTAGTGACGGCGCCAGAGTTGAAATACAACAGGATTGGGACGATACCAAGCGAACCGCAATCGATAAAAAAGATAGTATTGCCACGAGTATTTATTATCGCCCCGGATTCTTCAAGGCAAAATTAGTGTTGGACTCGGTCATTGTAAAGGAACAGGATGTCTTTATTACAACCCAAGATTGGTTAGGTATTATTCAAAAAAATCCTTACCCGATTTATCTCAACAGCGAGGATATTCACAAGGAGGACAGAATGGCCATCACACCAGATATTTTGGCCGACCATAAGCTCGACCCAAGAACCGATCGTGTTATCGTAAGCTTCTATCAGGTTAAAGATTTTGGCGAACTTTACACTGGTAATTTTGAAATGTCGGTTCTTTTAAAAAATGACTTTAAGGAAGGAGTGAGCGGCGCATGCCAGGCAGCACAAGTCTTCATTCTCTATGATGGCGGTGCGATAGGTATTCCATTGGCAAAAAAAGGTTGTGTAGCAGATTTAGAGCTGTTGACATTTGAAGAATTCGTAGATGGTAAGAAAAACGATCTTTCCGATTTCGGTGTCGACTTTAACGCCTATGTGCGTTTGAAATGCGTTTCTAAGAATCGAAAACTTGAAATCCTAATCAATGACAGGGTTGTGTATCAAATGAATGTTCCGGACACGGAGCTAAAAATCAAGGGAATTTCGATTCACTTTGAGGGTGCGGGTTCAATAAAAAATGTAGCATTCAAAAAAGACAAGGAAATTGTATACCAATCCGATTTCTGACCAATCATTGTATTTTATCAAGATTACATCTGCAATCCATTGACCAGCAGTACCCGTACGCCCACAAAAAGCACCAAAATAGCGGTCACTACTTTAATACCATTCCCGGTAAGTTTACTTAAGCTCAGGCGAATCCCGATTTGTCCACCGATAAAAACCGCGACGATCAATCCAGCGGCCTCTATCCAAGGTAATTCAAAGGTACCCTTGGTCAATAAGCCACCGATACCGGAAACGGAATTCACTAGAATAAAAAAGCTAGCCAGCGCAGCAATTTTTATCGATTTGTCCCATTTCATGTGATTGAGA
Protein-coding regions in this window:
- a CDS encoding (2Fe-2S)-binding protein, which gives rise to MAKHNITMTINGESVSAEVDSRLLLVHFIRENLDMTGTHIGCDTSSCGACTILIDGKSVKSCTYLAVRADGANITTIEGIAADGTNHPLQKAFHDQHGLHCGFCTPGMIMRSIDLLETNPNPTEEEIRWGISGNLCRCTGYNNIVKSVQQAAEEMSKEKEATV
- a CDS encoding FAD binding domain-containing protein gives rise to the protein MIPANFDYHKATSLEEAIALSQELGDEAKYMSGGHSLLPMMKLRFATPEHIIDISKIEGLSYIKEDGDILKIGAMTTQSEIEHDPLLKSNYPIFGDAVWLTADPAVRNFGTIGGNIAHGDAANDQPALMLALRATIIAEGVDGEKAIPIDDFFHGFYMTALEPGDILTEIQIPKAKANSGGAYHKVERKVGDYATAGVAVHIELDGDGVCQEIGIGLTNVSAVPMRLERGEEVLRGHKVTDALIAQVGQIASEDCEPESDLRGSEAYKRSIVNTITKRMLNKALERARN
- a CDS encoding cysteine desulfurase family protein; protein product: MKYAQLYFDYNATTPCAKEVVDAMLPHFHEDFGNPSSSHHPYGWLAKRSVEDATASIAKSLEVAPSSLVYTSGATESINMVLKGVARKLQSKGKHIITTKAEHKAVLDTCIFLEEEGFEISYLDVESDGLISLEKLNKTLRPDTILVSILFANNETGVIQPLDDIAGKVHANGSLLFSDTTQALGKVAISEVLKKVDYACFSGHKVYGPKGIGLVYIKNNEDGDGLPSLIQGGGQQKRQRGGTINTPLIVGLAKAIALAFEQFDDEKNRIEKLRNKLEAGLLQIEMALSNSKSPKRLPNTVHISFPYVDGANLLIALSAQIAVSNGSACNSASVEPSHVLMAMGVERTLAYASLRLSIGRYTTDADIEKAIAIISEEVSKQRENNILWERRG
- a CDS encoding XdhC family protein, which codes for MKEIKSILQLYNSFKDSNEKCAIAQVVRVEESSYRREGARMLVFESGVFEGGISGGCLEGDALQRSQIAILKQEPSIVTYDTSKENEIGVGLGCNGVIDVLISPISENSKTLQMLQKCVSDRGEHVIATVTALNSEIDTIPLGRSLYYNKDSASLEDCRHEGLRNFLQDKIQDVLNHKKSKTYDYEAQALQASVFIELIPPQFHLAVYGDNYDIYPILEMAKLMDWEVSLVGNIQKLKKEKLRSVANLYPKDFEARPTIDERTAIILMAHDYKTDYSNLKQLIKSPAPYIASLGPRKRFDKMVAEFKANGIEFSEEEQQRIYAPCGLEIGANTPEEIALSLFSEILSVFSEKTGGMLREKNGPIHERN
- the moaA gene encoding GTP 3',8-cyclase MoaA, producing MKDSFDRTIDYVRIAVTDRCNLRCFYCMPAEGIPYEPKAHLLSYEEITRLLKVLGELGFRKVRFTGGEPFLRKDFMQLLENTAQLGDYKSIHITSNGTLLQRHIPRLKELGITKINLSIDSLNKERFHKITRRDDFEKVMQTFHMLIDHGFQIKLNAVIMKGINTQDIIPLAELAKNHPVDVRFIEEMPFNGGYKENLEMYSARDIHADLKAQYPNLARLPSAHGDTASLLSVPGYKGNIGVIAAFSRTFCNTCNRLRISSKGDIKSCLYDDGVFNIRDFMRSGVSDIELAAKFREIVRLKPKDGFEAEKMRKAPAAAMQSMSSIGG
- a CDS encoding molybdopterin molybdotransferase MoeA, which translates into the protein MENNFIPYEKALSILEEHKGNFSTETLTIEDSIGQYLAENLVADRDFPPFDRVTMDGIAIAFKTFEKGQREYNIETTAAAGAPQATLQDPKKCIEVMTGAIKPNGVDTVIRYEDLTLSGENAIITIDTLNYKQNVHFKGMDIAQGSVIVPAGKQLSPAEINIAAAVGKAEIQVYRLPKTIIFSTGDELVAVDETPELHQIRRSNVYGIQATLKEWGIIADLHHLADDKTVMLKTVSEMLHEYDLFIFTGGVSKGKFDYLPEVLEELKVKKHFHKIQQRPGKPFWFGTNASGKKIFALPGNPVSSFVCVYMYLRFWLQKSLGIEPKTQYVKLKNDVEFKPDLVYFLEAKLTRVTDGSLMAEAIKGNGSGDFANLVKTDGFLILPQNKSQFFANEVYPFVPYRTKW